GTCGTTTTTAACGTATGAAGAAATCCATTTGCAACTGCTGGCGGACTATCGGATGCATCAAGGCGAAGAGTGGCTGAAGGTGTCGGCGGAGTTGGATGAAGATCGTAGCGTGTACGTATATTATATGGAGAAGGTAAAGGAGGGCGCATGAATAAACGTCATTGGGTAGTCGGGCTTTTTATCGCGGCTTCTTTGGCGGCAGGAGGTTGTTCGTCGTCGACGCAGCAGGCAAAAGAGGTGCCGGGAGATGACGATGAATTGGTGGAAGCCGGAACGACTCGGGGGGAACAGCGGCAAGGAGGCGTAACGTCGGCGCCGTATATTTATGGAGGCTCGCGCTATTTTGGATCCGGTGGCGGAAGCGGCGGAGTTTCCGGCGATGGTGCGGCAACTTCCGGCATTTCTCAAGGCAAGGGCGGCTTGGGCAGCCAGAGCGCCTCATCCGGAGGCGGCTGATGGAGGGGTATGCGGTCCGGCGCGAGCGCTGGTATGGATCGTTACAGGCTTTGTTTCCATGGGAGACTATTGCTGGAACTGAATATGCCTTAGCCTCCTGGACACCTGTCTTTCCACAACAATGTCAAGAACTGCAGGAGGCGGCGGAAGGCTTGGCCGCCTTATGGCATAAAGTGGCGCTGGTTGTTTCGCGCGGGGACAGTCGGCTGTTGCGCTGGCTGGGGTTGCCTGCCGGTACGCGCGAGGCGATACGAGAAGCGCTGCAACTGCCTTGGTTGACGGCCTTGGGACGATTTGACTTTGTCTGGACTGAGGCAGGGTGGAAAGTGCTGGAATATAACTGCGATACCCCTAGCGGCGTGGTGGAAGCCTTGGCGGTGAACGGAAAGATTTGCGCTTGCGAAGGGCTAAAAAATCCGAATGAAGCCGGCGAAGCGCACTTGCGGAAGGCCCTTGCCGAGTCTCTACAAATAGGGCGTCACGCTGGTTTGACCGGTGCGGCTGCGTTCAGCGCATTGGGGAGTCACAGCGAAGACGCCGGTACGATGAAATATTGGCAATCGCTGGCGGCAGAAGGTGTGTTTGTGCCGCTGGAAGAACTGCGGTATGAACGGGAGTCTTTGACTTCAGCCACTTCAGAGCGGATTGGCTGCTGGTTTCGTCTTCATCCATGGGAGATCATGGTGCGGGAATGCGCTGCTGATGGGTTTCCGACAGGGAAGCGCGTATTGGAGCTGGCGGCTTCCAAAAAACTCTTGGCGGTGAATCCGCCGCTGGCTTTGGTTGGTCAGTCCAAGGCGCTGCAGGCCCTTATTTGGCAGTTGTACGAGGCGGGGGAATTTTTGACACAACGGGAGCGGCAATTGGTGCGAACGTATATGCTGCCGACCTACCGGCAGAATGTGTTTCTGGGGAGGTCTTCTTATGTGCGGAAACCTCTTTGGGGGCGAGAAGGCGGTGGCGTGACGCTGCATGCGGCAGACGGGAGCTTGCTGGTGGGGAGTCGTGGTAATTGGCATGGCGCTGCTGTTTATCAGCAAGCAGTGGAACTAGAGCGCATGCAGGTTATGACACGGAACGGATTGCAGGAAGGGCGGCGCCTTTGGGGCGTCTTTGTGGCTGGAGGCTCTTTTGCTGGGGTGTTGGTGCGCCTTGGTGAGGCCATTACTGACGACAGAGCGTGGATGACGCCAGTGTATTTGAGCAAGGAGGGAAGCGAATGATGATGCTAACTATGCAAGGACAGTGGCCTCATGTTGTGAACTTTCTACTATATCTTTTGGTGGCGCTGCCTCTTTTAGGGATCGGCGTATGGCTTTTTGCCAGGCTGACTCCTTATAAAGAAGGCGAACTGTTGCATAACGGAGCGCAGGACGGGATGGCCGGACGTGCGGCGGAAGCGGCGGCGCATGATTTAGGAGGCAAGCTTCTGGGGCTGACGTTGGTTTTGGCTTCCGCTATTTTTCATTCCGTGCATATTTGGGATTTGCTCTTTTGGGGCGCTGTGGGTATTGTCAGCCAGGTGCTTGTGGCCAATCTTTTTGAAAGAATCACTCCGTACCAGGTAGCGCAGGAGATTCCCAAAGGGAATGTGGCTGTGGGAATTTTTTCAGCCCGCCTCAGCGTGGCGGCGGGGCTGCTGTTGGCAGCGTTGATCAGCTATTGAGCGAGGTACTGATGCTTGGCTCACATACTTCGTCAGAATGGTCTTTTTTGCGGCAGCCCTTTGTCAGAAAGCCTCGGCAGAGCACCGCTCTGCTTGCGTTTTCTTTCGCGTTTGACGGAAAAAATCTTCATCCTGGCGAAGCGCTCGCTCAAGTATCATCTCCTCGAAATTTGATTGGTAGATGAGTTGTTTTAAATAGAAGTTGGAGGATGGATAATATGGGAAGCAAAATTCAAAAAAACCGCAGTGATTCGGATATGTTTCAAGGGTATGTAGAGGAACGCTCTTTTGAGCACCAATGGTTGGGCGAGTCTACGCCGCAGCCGCGGCCGACGGTAGGGCGCAAAGGAGGCAAAAACGCGGAAAGTGAATCGTTTTTGCCTGTAAAGGCGCGGGAAGAGCTGGAAAAGGCGTTGGTGGCCATTAAGCTAGAATTATATAAAGAAGGCGTGCAAGAGTACCATTTGCAAGTGAAGCGAGCTGGTAACAGCGTTACTTTGACGGTGGCCCCAGGCAAGGGCTAACGGAGGATTTCATGGCATACGAGCAGCGGATTGTTTTTCGACATCCCAAAGGACTTCATACCCGGGTGGCGGCTATGGTGGTGCAGCGCTTTCAGGAACTTAGGCAACGCTATGGTAGTGAGATTACTTTGCGCAAGGAAACAGGCAAAGTAGTGCCGGCTAATAATTTAATGCTGCTAGTGGGCCTGAAGGTGCGCGCCGGTGATGTCCTTTGGGTTGGAGCCGATGGTTCTGGGGCGCGCGAAGCGACTCAAGAGATGGGCGCATTTTTAGAAGGAGATTTCTCCTTGGCGGCGGCGCCTGCCTGGCAAGGCATGGATGCGGTACTGCAAGAGAACGCTTTTACGGCGGAGCAGATTTTTTACAGCATCGCCAGCGGTTTGATGGTGACGGACCAGGATGACCGCATTACCGTATTTAACCCGGCTGCAGCACGCATTATGGGTGTGGCAGCGTCGGAAGTCATAGGCCGCAAGGTATATGAAGCCATTCCTGGTTCACGGTTGCATATTGTCAACCAAACCGGCCAGGCAGAGTTGGGACAGCGCCAGCGTACAGGAGCTTCTGTAACGATTACCAATCGGACGCCGCTTATGATTGACGGCAAGGTTTGCGGTGCTGTGGCTGTTTTTGAGGATATTTCGATCTTAGAGCGCGTTTCCGGGGAATTGCAAGCGGTTAAAGAACTGAAAGAGCGTCTGCAGCTGATCTTAGAATCAGTTCAGGATGGCATTTGCGTCTTTGATAAGGAAGGCGTGATTACCTATGTCAATGACGCGTATGTGGCGATGTGCGGTGAAAGCCGTGAAGAACTTTTGGGACAGTGTGTAGGGGGGATTTCTCCCGGCGGTGGACGCAGTTTGATGCTGACAAGCGGCCAAGCGGTGTTGGGAAGCATCAGCCGCAAACGCAGCGGCGTGACGTTGATTTCGAATATTAATCCGATTTTTGTGGACGGCAGATTGACTGGCGGGCTGTCGGTCAGTAAGAATACGACGGAACTGCAATTGCTGGCGGACAAGCTGAACCAGGCGAATGCGCGGGCGGACTATTTGGAAGAAGAACTGCTCCGTACGAAGAGGCCTCATACGGCTTTTCGGAATTTCATTGGCCGCAGCGGTAAGGTGAGGGACTGTCTGGCGATGGCCTCAAAGGCGGCAGCGGCGCAGGCTACGGTGCTTATTCGCGGCGAAAGCGGCACTGGAAAGGAACTGGTTGCCGAAGGTATTCATTATGCCAGCCCGCGAGCCCGAGGGCCGTTTATACGAGTTAACTGCGGCGCCATTCCCTCGGCTCTTTTAGAAAGTGAGCTTTTTGGACACGAGAAAGGCGCTTTTACTGGGGCCGTGAGGCGGAAATTGGGGCGGTTTGAACTGGCGGACGGCGGCAGTTTGTTTTTGGATGAAATTGGCGAAATGGACAAGACCATGCAAGTAAAGTTACTGCGGGCGTTGCAGCAGCGGGAGATTGAGCGAGTCGGCGGCGAAGAGACGGTGCGCGTGGACGTGAGAATTATTGCCGCAACGCATCGGGACCTTGAGGCTATGATGGCGGCCGGTGAATTTCGAGAGGATCTGTACTATCGCTTGAATGTAGTACCAGTGCTGTTGCCTCCATTACGAGAACGTAAAGAAGATATCCCGCTCTTGGCGGAGCACTTTTTAGAAAAGGTTTCCCAGCGCGAAGGATATTCCTGCCAAGGCTTTCAGAGAGAAGCTATTAAAGCGTTTCAAGAGTACAATTGGCCTGGTAATGTGCGGGAATTAGAGAATGTAGTAGAACGTATGGTGACGTTGACCGAAGGGGTTCAGTTGGGCTTGGAGGATTTACCGCTCTATTTGCGCCAGGAGATGGACGTGGCACCGGTTTTGCCGGCTTTGCGCCAGGAAAAGTCGCTGTTGCCCTGGGCGGAGTATGAAAAAAATATTATCGCTTTAGCGTTGGAACGCTGCGGCAGTTATAATGCCGCAGGCAAGGCGTTAGGGTTGACGCATAAAACCATAGCGGCGAAGGCTCGCAAGTATGGCTTGGAAAAACAGACATCTTGGGTAAAAACGGACTAGTTGTTCTTTTTTACCAACAAAAAACGAGATGTCTGTTCTTTTTTACCAAGAAGTAAAGGGAAAGGAGGCTTGATGGCAGCAAAAACGAGTTGGCATGGGTTTTGCTATTATACTCTACGGAAACGGCAAGCCGGTCAGACCGGCGGAAGGGAGAATTAAGGATGAAAAAAGTCATTAATGTACCCGAGCAAGTTGTAGAGGAAATGCTTCAGGGGGTTGTCTCGGCACATCCTCAATATGTGCGTCGTGTAGAGGGCTTTGACATTATCGTGCGCGCCCAGGCTCCTGTAAAGGGTAAGGTGGCCTTGGTCAGCGGCGGCGGCAGCGGCCATGAGCCGTCTCATGGCGGTTTTGTCGGTAAAGGCATGCTGGATGGAGCCGTAGCTGGAGCGGTGTTTACATCTCCAACCCCTGATCAAGTATATGAAGCGGTGAAAGCGGTAGACGGCGGTAAAGGAGTCCTGCTGGTTATTAAAAACTATACCGGCGATATCATGAATTTCGAAATGGCTGCGGAAATGGCGGATGCTGACGGCATAAAAGTGGAAAAAGTGGTTGTCAACGATGACGTAGCTGTAGAAAACAGCACTTGGACTACCGGGCGTCGCGGCATTGCCGGAACAGTGTTTGTGCATAAAATTGCCGGTGCCAAGGCGGAAACAGGCGCTTCCTTGGAGGAAGTCAAAACCGTAGCGGAAAAGGTTGTTGCCAATGTGCGCTCCATGGGGATGGCGCTGGCGCCTTGCACCGTGCCGGCGGCAGGCAAGCCTAGCTTTGTTTTGGGCGAAGACGAAATGGAAATCGGCATGGGTATTCACGGCGAACCGGGTACGCATCGCGAAACCGTGAAAAAGGCGGATGAAATTGCGGCGCATTTGCTCGATAAAATTTTTGCCGATATTGCTTTGGCTGCAGGAGACGAAGTGGCTGTGCTGGTTAACGGCCTGGGCGCTACG
This genomic window from uncultured Anaeromusa sp. contains:
- a CDS encoding glutathionylspermidine synthase family protein produces the protein MEGYAVRRERWYGSLQALFPWETIAGTEYALASWTPVFPQQCQELQEAAEGLAALWHKVALVVSRGDSRLLRWLGLPAGTREAIREALQLPWLTALGRFDFVWTEAGWKVLEYNCDTPSGVVEALAVNGKICACEGLKNPNEAGEAHLRKALAESLQIGRHAGLTGAAAFSALGSHSEDAGTMKYWQSLAAEGVFVPLEELRYERESLTSATSERIGCWFRLHPWEIMVRECAADGFPTGKRVLELAASKKLLAVNPPLALVGQSKALQALIWQLYEAGEFLTQRERQLVRTYMLPTYRQNVFLGRSSYVRKPLWGREGGGVTLHAADGSLLVGSRGNWHGAAVYQQAVELERMQVMTRNGLQEGRRLWGVFVAGGSFAGVLVRLGEAITDDRAWMTPVYLSKEGSE
- a CDS encoding DUF350 domain-containing protein; this encodes MMMLTMQGQWPHVVNFLLYLLVALPLLGIGVWLFARLTPYKEGELLHNGAQDGMAGRAAEAAAHDLGGKLLGLTLVLASAIFHSVHIWDLLFWGAVGIVSQVLVANLFERITPYQVAQEIPKGNVAVGIFSARLSVAAGLLLAALISY
- the dhaK gene encoding dihydroxyacetone kinase subunit DhaK, with the protein product MKKVINVPEQVVEEMLQGVVSAHPQYVRRVEGFDIIVRAQAPVKGKVALVSGGGSGHEPSHGGFVGKGMLDGAVAGAVFTSPTPDQVYEAVKAVDGGKGVLLVIKNYTGDIMNFEMAAEMADADGIKVEKVVVNDDVAVENSTWTTGRRGIAGTVFVHKIAGAKAETGASLEEVKTVAEKVVANVRSMGMALAPCTVPAAGKPSFVLGEDEMEIGMGIHGEPGTHRETVKKADEIAAHLLDKIFADIALAAGDEVAVLVNGLGATPLMELYIVNRKVAETLAAKGIKTTKTFVGNYMTSLEMAGFSITLLKLDAELKALLLAPADTPALVQF
- a CDS encoding sigma 54-interacting transcriptional regulator; the protein is MAYEQRIVFRHPKGLHTRVAAMVVQRFQELRQRYGSEITLRKETGKVVPANNLMLLVGLKVRAGDVLWVGADGSGAREATQEMGAFLEGDFSLAAAPAWQGMDAVLQENAFTAEQIFYSIASGLMVTDQDDRITVFNPAAARIMGVAASEVIGRKVYEAIPGSRLHIVNQTGQAELGQRQRTGASVTITNRTPLMIDGKVCGAVAVFEDISILERVSGELQAVKELKERLQLILESVQDGICVFDKEGVITYVNDAYVAMCGESREELLGQCVGGISPGGGRSLMLTSGQAVLGSISRKRSGVTLISNINPIFVDGRLTGGLSVSKNTTELQLLADKLNQANARADYLEEELLRTKRPHTAFRNFIGRSGKVRDCLAMASKAAAAQATVLIRGESGTGKELVAEGIHYASPRARGPFIRVNCGAIPSALLESELFGHEKGAFTGAVRRKLGRFELADGGSLFLDEIGEMDKTMQVKLLRALQQREIERVGGEETVRVDVRIIAATHRDLEAMMAAGEFREDLYYRLNVVPVLLPPLRERKEDIPLLAEHFLEKVSQREGYSCQGFQREAIKAFQEYNWPGNVRELENVVERMVTLTEGVQLGLEDLPLYLRQEMDVAPVLPALRQEKSLLPWAEYEKNIIALALERCGSYNAAGKALGLTHKTIAAKARKYGLEKQTSWVKTD